In Thiothrix unzii, the sequence AATTTCCTGCAACGCTATGGGCGAGCAGCGCGACGCGGGGAAGATGGAACCGTGGTAGTACGCACGGATACGGCTTTGGAGGATCGCAACCCGTGGTTACGGGAACTGAATCGCTGGATAAGCACCCACCAAAACCAACACGTTTCCATCCGAGAATTGACCGAAGTATTGAGTCGAGAAGCCCAACAGTCATTCAATGGCGACAGCACTGAAATGGGTAAAACCAGCGAAACGTTGTATTTTGGTTCATTGCCGCAGCAGGCGATTTATACGAGTGGTTTGTATTGGCAAGTCCTGTTGAGTCATAAAAGCAGCCATAAACATCGGCGGGCGCATTTGTTACAGCACCAACCGTCAAGCAGTAAGCACCTTTATGCTTTGCTGAAACAGTTTGCTGCGTTGGAAACCGATGATTATTACCGTGAAGCCGCTGTGCAATGGCGGGAACGCTTGTTTGCCCAAGCCCTGAACTTACGCGATATTGGCACACGGGTATTGGTTATCGAAGGTGATGGACGGCGTTTACAGGTGGATAGGGTTTGGTTAGAGCGTGAAACCGACATTATGACGCGCATTACTGGGCAATACGGCGTTAACGATGCTTTGTATTTCCAACTGCATTTTGAGCTGGAACATTACTTGTTGGATGAGAAGAATCGCGCCAGTCGCCGCCTAACGGTGTATGTCCCCTATACCAAACGCACCGTGGAATTGGAGGCGGGCACAGGATTGCTACGTGAATGGGTACGCCATTTGCAAAACCAGCGCGATATGGACGCAGAAGCGGCGTGGGATGATCACCCTGAAGCCATGAAAGCCGCTGAATTACTGGTGAGTCTAACCGGATTAATACCGGGCAATGATGCGGATTTATCAGCTTCCACCACCAGCCTACTGATTTGAGTCGTAGGTAATGCCTGAAACCTTCATCTGGGAACATGCTCCTGCTTTTCTCGCACGAGTCGACAACCTCAACTTGCACGGTTTGCACTTCCAGCATGTGGAATTGTGCGAACGGCGGGCGTGGATGTATTTGCATAAGGTGAATTTTGCGCAATGGTACACGCGGGTACAAACGGGAGCGGCGTTACACGATGCCAGTTATCAGCGTGATCATTCGGTACGTGGTTTGTTTGGATTAGCACCGGATCGGATTGAATGGGATGAATGCATTGTGTACGAAAATAAGGGAACGGGCGGTGCGGTCGAGGCTTCCAGCAATCAAACGGCATTTTATGCGTTGATGTTGTCGATCAGTACGGGCAAACAGTGGCGGGCGTTTACGCATGTGCTGAGTTCACGGCGGCGGCGCGAAGTGGTGTTGGATGCCGCACGTTTACAAACATTGTGGGATGCATCGGTGCGTTTGGCGCAATTGGGGGAGCAAGACGCAGTGCCTGCTGCGAAAAAAATCGGCTTGTGTAGCAGTTGTTCGTTGGCTGCTTTCTGTGGTTTTGACTGAGTACGTTATGGAAACCTTGTTTATCTCGCGGGAAGCACAGCTTAGGCAGCATGAAAATACGCTGCAAATTAAAGTCGGCGATCAAGTCCGCTCGTTGCCGATTGAAAAATTGTCGCATGTGGTGTTGTTAGCGGAAAGTCGCCTCAATTCACGTTTGTTGGGTTTGTGTGGCAAGCATGGGGTGCGCTTGTCGGTGTTTGATTACTACGGTTATTTCAAGGGGGCATTCGAGCCTTACGATCACAATCCAGCAGGTAAGGTGAAACTCAAGCAAGCAGAATTGTTGCTCAACACGGAGCGGCGAATGAGTGTGGCGCGTGAGGTGGTACGAGGAGCCGCGCATAATATGCTGGCAAATTTGCGTTATCACCAGTATCGGGGCAATGAGGCGGTAAAGCAGCCCATTGCCGATATGCAAAAGCTGGTGACGACGCTGCCCAAAGCCTTGGA encodes:
- a CDS encoding CRISPR-associated protein Cas4; the encoded protein is MPETFIWEHAPAFLARVDNLNLHGLHFQHVELCERRAWMYLHKVNFAQWYTRVQTGAALHDASYQRDHSVRGLFGLAPDRIEWDECIVYENKGTGGAVEASSNQTAFYALMLSISTGKQWRAFTHVLSSRRRREVVLDAARLQTLWDASVRLAQLGEQDAVPAAKKIGLCSSCSLAAFCGFD